A section of the Saccharopolyspora gregorii genome encodes:
- a CDS encoding FecCD family ABC transporter permease, which produces MPPRPDTTRRGSPPRRLRAPLVVLLLCALLPVSTGLSTAFGAEPLPIGPVADALLSRITGGVPADLVHDTIVWNLRLPRALLAVVVGAGLALAGAAMQTLVRNPLADPYLLGVSSGAGVGATLVITTGLFAGAGIWALSAGALTGALCSALLVFGIAVAQGGLTPLRLVLIGTVLGSAFSSVASFLVFRSSDPAAAQSVLFWLLGSLAGAEWSQLALPAGVVAVAGVALFAGSGWLDALSTGPDTAAALGVPVRALRIALFVLLAVLVGVLVAVSGGIGFVGLVVPHIARLVVGARHRALLPVAALAGALFLLWVDVATRVLVRPTEIPLSVVSGLIGAPVFLVLLGRRRYAYGGAS; this is translated from the coding sequence GTGCCGCCACGTCCCGACACCACCCGGCGCGGGTCACCGCCGCGCAGGCTGCGCGCCCCGCTGGTCGTGCTGCTGCTGTGCGCGCTGCTGCCGGTCAGCACCGGGCTGTCCACCGCGTTCGGCGCCGAACCGCTCCCGATCGGTCCCGTCGCCGACGCGCTGCTGAGCCGGATCACCGGCGGGGTCCCCGCCGACCTGGTGCACGACACGATCGTCTGGAACCTGCGGCTGCCGCGGGCCCTGCTGGCCGTGGTCGTCGGAGCCGGGCTGGCGCTGGCCGGGGCCGCGATGCAGACGCTGGTGCGCAACCCGCTCGCCGACCCGTACCTGCTCGGGGTGTCCTCCGGCGCCGGGGTCGGCGCCACCCTGGTGATCACGACGGGGTTGTTCGCCGGGGCCGGGATCTGGGCGCTGTCGGCGGGGGCGCTGACCGGGGCGTTGTGCTCGGCGCTGCTGGTCTTCGGCATCGCGGTGGCGCAGGGCGGGCTGACCCCGCTGCGGCTGGTGCTGATCGGGACGGTGCTCGGCTCCGCGTTCTCCTCCGTCGCGAGCTTCCTGGTGTTCCGCAGCTCCGATCCGGCCGCCGCGCAGTCGGTGCTGTTCTGGCTGCTGGGCAGCCTCGCCGGGGCGGAGTGGTCGCAGCTCGCGCTGCCCGCCGGTGTCGTGGCGGTGGCGGGCGTCGCGTTGTTCGCGGGCAGCGGCTGGCTCGACGCGCTCAGCACCGGGCCGGACACCGCGGCCGCGCTGGGCGTGCCGGTGCGGGCGCTGCGGATCGCGCTGTTCGTGCTGCTGGCCGTGCTGGTCGGGGTGCTGGTCGCGGTCTCCGGCGGCATCGGGTTCGTCGGGCTCGTCGTCCCGCACATCGCCCGGCTCGTCGTCGGCGCCCGGCACCGGGCGCTGCTGCCGGTCGCCGCGCTCGCCGGGGCGCTGTTCCTGCTGTGGGTGGACGTCGCGACGCGGGTGCTGGTGCGGCCCACCGAGATCCCGCTCAGCGTGGTGTCCGGGCTGATCGGGGCGCCGGTGTTCCTGGTGCTGCTGGGGCGGCGCCGCTACGCCTACGGCGGTGCGTCGTGA
- a CDS encoding ABC transporter ATP-binding protein translates to MSAPVQVTGLRCALGDRTVLRELTWSATAGETIGVVGPNGAGKSTLLRALAGILRPAAGEVLVDGTALHRLTARQRARRVALVPQEEDLPPDFLVGEFVALGTTPYRAPWSGGGDAERAAVAEALRAVDLAGFEDRPVDRLSGGERRRVLLARGFAQRTPLLLLDEPTNHLDAHHQLELLRLVRDSDRTCVLSLHDLALAAATCDRVLVLHEGTARPLAAPDEALAPEVVREVFGVEATPVTHPRTGRTHLLIGAAPNEDAPCDDTPGR, encoded by the coding sequence GTGAGCGCGCCGGTGCAGGTGACCGGGCTGCGCTGCGCGCTCGGCGACCGCACCGTGCTGCGCGAGCTGACCTGGAGCGCCACCGCGGGCGAGACGATCGGCGTGGTCGGGCCCAACGGCGCCGGGAAGTCCACGCTGCTGCGCGCGCTCGCCGGGATCCTGCGCCCGGCGGCCGGGGAGGTGCTGGTCGACGGCACCGCGCTGCACCGGCTGACCGCCCGGCAGCGGGCGCGCCGGGTCGCGCTGGTCCCGCAGGAGGAGGACCTGCCGCCGGACTTCCTGGTCGGCGAGTTCGTCGCGCTCGGCACCACGCCCTACCGGGCGCCGTGGTCCGGCGGCGGCGACGCCGAACGCGCGGCGGTGGCCGAGGCGCTGCGCGCGGTGGACCTGGCCGGTTTCGAGGACCGTCCGGTGGACCGGCTCTCCGGCGGGGAGCGCAGGCGGGTGCTGCTGGCCCGCGGCTTCGCCCAGCGGACCCCGCTGCTGCTGCTCGACGAACCGACGAACCACCTCGACGCGCACCACCAGCTGGAGCTGCTGCGGCTGGTGCGCGACTCCGACCGGACCTGCGTGCTCAGCCTGCACGACCTGGCGCTGGCGGCCGCCACCTGCGACCGGGTGCTGGTGCTGCACGAGGGCACCGCCCGCCCGCTCGCCGCACCGGACGAGGCGCTCGCGCCCGAGGTGGTCCGCGAGGTCTTCGGCGTCGAAGCCACCCCCGTCACCCATCCCCGTACCGGCAGGACCCACCTGCTCATCGGGGCCGCACCGAACGAGGACGCACCATGCGACGACACGCCCGGACGCTGA
- a CDS encoding ABC transporter substrate-binding protein: MRRHARTLIAVTAAALLASCGTAAPGGPGGPTITVDNCGAPAEFPAPAQRMFVNDGNMISMVLALGAQQQVAAVSSLQRDADVLRRHYGDAVDRLPVVAPSSPSRETVLAQRPDVVVAGWNYGYSESTRLTPDGLRGAGIAGYVLTESCRQGAGKARGIVEPWQALRTDLTNLGAITGRTEQAARVNADVQRRLDALRAAPQPRRKPTIFLFDSASDTVFSSGNKGGPQAIIDAAGGRNAIEDVRDTWTKVSWERVAASEPDAFLFVDYPPQTFAEKVAMLRARPGIDRLRAVTEQRFLNLPYSMWTSGPLNIDAAEQVRAQLERWGLVPPSGLVPRSDDRVG; the protein is encoded by the coding sequence ATGCGACGACACGCCCGGACGCTGATCGCGGTCACCGCCGCCGCCCTGCTGGCCTCCTGCGGGACCGCCGCGCCCGGCGGGCCGGGCGGGCCGACGATCACCGTCGACAACTGCGGAGCTCCCGCCGAGTTCCCCGCCCCCGCGCAGCGGATGTTCGTCAACGACGGCAACATGATCTCGATGGTGCTGGCGCTCGGCGCGCAGCAGCAGGTCGCCGCCGTGTCCAGCCTGCAGCGCGACGCCGACGTGCTGCGCCGCCACTACGGGGACGCGGTGGACCGGCTGCCCGTCGTCGCGCCCTCCTCGCCCTCGCGGGAGACGGTGCTGGCGCAACGGCCCGACGTGGTGGTCGCCGGGTGGAACTACGGCTACAGCGAATCGACCCGGCTCACCCCGGACGGCCTGCGCGGCGCCGGCATCGCCGGGTACGTGCTGACCGAGAGCTGCCGGCAGGGCGCCGGGAAGGCCCGCGGCATCGTCGAACCGTGGCAGGCGCTGCGCACCGACCTCACCAACCTCGGCGCGATCACCGGGCGCACCGAGCAGGCCGCGCGGGTCAACGCCGACGTCCAGCGCCGGCTCGACGCGCTGCGCGCCGCCCCGCAACCGCGGCGCAAGCCGACGATCTTCCTGTTCGACAGCGCCAGCGACACCGTGTTCTCCAGCGGGAACAAGGGCGGGCCGCAGGCGATCATCGACGCGGCGGGCGGGCGCAACGCCATCGAGGACGTCCGGGACACCTGGACGAAGGTGTCCTGGGAGCGGGTCGCCGCCTCCGAGCCGGACGCGTTCCTGTTCGTGGACTACCCGCCGCAGACCTTCGCGGAGAAGGTGGCGATGCTGCGGGCGCGGCCCGGCATCGACCGGCTGCGGGCGGTCACCGAGCAGCGGTTCCTCAACCTGCCGTACTCGATGTGGACGTCCGGGCCGCTGAACATCGACGCCGCCGAGCAGGTCCGGGCGCAGCTCGAGCGGTGGGGCCTGGTGCCGCCGTCCGGCCTGGTCCCCCGCTCCGACGACCGCGTCGGCTGA
- a CDS encoding MFS transporter, whose amino-acid sequence MALALLALALGAFAIGTTEFVIMGLLPQVAGGLDISIASAGHLVSAYALGVVIGAPLLTALGTRLRRRNALLAFLGVFVLGNLATALAPGYGAVFAARLLAGLPHGAVLGVSTLVAAHLVGPARQATAVARVLLGLTVANIVGVPAGTYLGQVFGWRAAFLVVAVLGAVAVAGVAAFVPHVPVAAGGGLGRELRALGRRQVWLGLVTAVFGFAGVFAVYSYISPMMTELAGLPAAAVPVVLALFGVGMTAGSLVVGPLGDRALRPTIYGALAALAVVLVVFAWAVHTPWAAVLLTVLLGAVGFGVTAPLQVLIMQKAGDAPTMAAASNHSAFNLANAGGAWLGGVGISAGFGYASPAIIGAVLTVVGLGLALLAGRLDRGDGAGPEVVAVGGRARADELCADRD is encoded by the coding sequence ATGGCTCTGGCGTTGCTGGCGCTCGCCCTGGGGGCGTTCGCGATCGGCACCACCGAATTCGTGATCATGGGGCTGCTCCCGCAGGTCGCGGGCGGTCTCGACATCTCCATCGCCTCCGCCGGGCACCTGGTGTCCGCGTACGCGCTGGGCGTGGTGATCGGCGCGCCGCTGCTGACCGCGCTGGGCACCCGGCTGCGGCGCAGGAACGCGCTGCTGGCGTTCCTCGGGGTGTTCGTGCTCGGCAACCTCGCGACCGCGCTCGCCCCCGGCTACGGGGCGGTGTTCGCGGCCCGGCTGCTGGCGGGGCTGCCGCACGGCGCGGTGCTCGGCGTCAGCACCCTCGTCGCCGCGCACCTGGTGGGGCCCGCGCGGCAGGCCACCGCGGTCGCCCGGGTGCTGCTCGGGCTCACCGTCGCCAACATCGTCGGGGTGCCCGCGGGCACCTACCTGGGCCAGGTGTTCGGGTGGCGGGCCGCGTTCCTCGTGGTCGCCGTGCTGGGCGCGGTCGCCGTCGCCGGGGTCGCCGCGTTCGTGCCGCACGTGCCGGTCGCCGCGGGCGGGGGGCTGGGCCGCGAGCTGCGGGCGCTGGGCCGTCGGCAGGTGTGGCTCGGCCTGGTCACCGCCGTGTTCGGCTTCGCGGGCGTGTTCGCCGTCTACAGCTACATCTCGCCGATGATGACCGAGCTCGCCGGGCTGCCCGCGGCGGCCGTGCCGGTGGTGCTGGCGCTGTTCGGCGTCGGCATGACCGCCGGATCGCTGGTGGTCGGGCCGCTGGGGGACCGGGCGCTGCGCCCGACGATCTACGGGGCGCTGGCCGCGCTGGCGGTGGTGCTGGTCGTGTTCGCCTGGGCGGTGCACACCCCGTGGGCCGCGGTGCTGCTGACGGTGCTGCTCGGCGCGGTCGGGTTCGGGGTCACGGCACCGCTGCAGGTGCTGATCATGCAGAAGGCCGGGGACGCGCCGACGATGGCGGCCGCCTCGAACCACTCGGCGTTCAACCTGGCCAACGCGGGCGGGGCGTGGCTCGGCGGGGTCGGGATCAGCGCCGGGTTCGGCTACGCGTCCCCGGCGATCATCGGCGCCGTGCTCACCGTCGTCGGGCTCGGGCTGGCGCTGCTCGCCGGACGCCTGGACCGCGGCGACGGGGCGGGACCGGAGGTCGTCGCGGTCGGCGGCCGCGCCCGCGCGGACGAGCTCTGCGCCGACCGCGACTGA
- a CDS encoding LacI family DNA-binding transcriptional regulator, producing MREPAGRRTTMADVAAAAGVSRQTVSLVLGDKPGPNAGTRDHVLRIAEDLGYHADLAAQLLRRARSRQLGVLFTLGHALDPHVVEALYTAAARLDYGVVLSAILPSRTVRRTVDELLGLRCEALVLIGLAVEAPAHLAKVAERVPVVEIGQRTGADGIDSVRTDDDAGARLAVDHLAGLGHRDIAHVDGGTLPGAAARRDGYRAAMRAHGLAAHVRVLPGDYTEESGAVAARRLLADPRPPTAVLAGNDLCAAGFVGTALRGGFRVPRDLSVVGYDDSRVAGLPYVDLTTVRQDTATMADLAVEACAERLDGQRTTPSDRLLTPELAVRGSTAAPPAAGPLASSG from the coding sequence ATGCGGGAACCCGCTGGCAGGCGCACCACCATGGCCGACGTCGCCGCCGCGGCCGGGGTCTCCCGGCAGACCGTGTCCCTGGTGCTCGGCGACAAGCCCGGCCCGAACGCGGGCACCCGCGACCACGTGCTGCGCATCGCCGAAGACCTCGGCTACCACGCCGACCTCGCCGCGCAGCTGCTGCGCCGCGCCCGCAGCAGGCAGCTCGGCGTGCTGTTCACCCTCGGGCACGCGCTGGACCCGCACGTGGTCGAAGCGCTCTACACCGCCGCGGCCCGGCTCGACTACGGCGTGGTGCTCAGCGCGATCCTGCCCAGCCGCACCGTGCGGCGCACCGTCGACGAACTGCTCGGGCTGCGCTGCGAGGCGCTGGTCCTCATCGGGCTCGCCGTGGAGGCCCCGGCGCACCTGGCGAAGGTCGCCGAGCGGGTGCCCGTCGTCGAGATCGGCCAGCGCACCGGCGCGGACGGCATCGACAGCGTGCGCACCGACGACGACGCCGGAGCCCGGCTGGCCGTGGACCACCTCGCCGGGCTCGGCCACCGCGACATCGCGCACGTCGACGGCGGCACGCTGCCCGGCGCCGCCGCGCGCCGCGACGGCTACCGGGCGGCGATGCGCGCGCACGGGCTCGCCGCGCACGTGCGGGTGCTGCCCGGCGACTACACCGAGGAGTCCGGCGCGGTCGCGGCGCGGCGGCTGCTCGCGGATCCCCGGCCGCCCACCGCCGTGCTGGCGGGCAACGACCTGTGCGCCGCGGGGTTCGTCGGCACCGCGCTGCGCGGCGGGTTCCGCGTGCCGCGGGACCTCTCGGTGGTCGGCTACGACGACAGCCGGGTCGCGGGACTGCCGTACGTGGACCTCACGACCGTGCGGCAGGACACCGCGACGATGGCCGACCTCGCCGTCGAGGCCTGCGCGGAGCGGCTCGACGGGCAGCGCACCACCCCGTCCGACCGGTTGCTCACCCCCGAGCTCGCCGTGCGCGGCAGCACGGCGGCACCGCCGGCGGCTGGACCGCTCGCGTCGTCGGGGTGA
- a CDS encoding excinuclease ABC subunit UvrA, producing MSNDQGARHAADGHDLIRVHGARVNNLRDVSVELPKRRLTAFTGVSGSGKSSLVFGTIAAESQRMINETYSAFVQGFMPTLARPEVDVLDGLTTAIIVDQQRMGSDPRSTVGTATDTGAMLRILFSRLGQPHLGSQQAFSFNVASLSGAGAVTVERGGRTVKERREFSVTGGMCPRCEGRGGISDIDLTELYDDSKSLSEGAFTIPGWKSDNFWTVRVYAESGFLDPHKPIRDFTAREMRDFLHREPTKVKVEGVNLTYEGLLPKIRKSFLAKDVESMQPHVRAFVERAVTFATCPDCDGTRLTAAARSSKIGGVSIADACAMQISDLAGWIGGLDEPSVAPLLTSLRGTLESFVEIGLGYLSLDRPAGTLSGGEAQRVKMVRHLGSALTDVTYVFDEPTTGLHPHDVRRMNDLLLRLRDKGNTVLVVEHEPETIAIADHVVDLGPGAGSDGGEVCFEGDVAGLRAAGTTTGRHFDDRAALKTSVREPSGTIEVRGARAHNLRDVDVDIPLGVLVAVTGVAGSGKSSLVHGSLPKDAGVVSVDQSPIRGSRRSNPATYTGLLDPIRKVFAKANGVKPALFSANSEGACPGCGGAGVVYTDLAMMAGVATTCEDCEGERFQPAVLEHRLGGRNISEVLAMSVARAEEFFGDGEVKTPAAHRVLRRLADVGLGYLTLGQPLTTLSGGERQRLKLATRLAEQGGVYVLDEPTAGLHLADVEQLLGLLDRLVDSGKSVIVVEHHQAVMAHADWIIDLGPGAGHDGGRVVFEGAPADLVAARTTLTAQHLADYVGA from the coding sequence ATGAGCAACGACCAGGGGGCGCGCCACGCCGCCGACGGCCACGACCTGATCCGGGTGCACGGCGCGCGGGTGAACAACCTGCGGGACGTCAGCGTCGAGCTCCCCAAGCGGCGGCTGACGGCGTTCACCGGCGTGTCCGGTTCCGGCAAGAGCTCGCTGGTGTTCGGCACCATCGCCGCCGAGTCGCAGCGGATGATCAACGAGACCTACAGCGCGTTCGTGCAGGGCTTCATGCCGACCCTGGCGCGGCCCGAGGTGGACGTGCTCGACGGGCTCACCACCGCGATCATCGTGGACCAGCAGCGGATGGGATCCGATCCGCGCTCCACCGTGGGCACCGCCACCGACACCGGCGCGATGCTGCGCATCCTGTTCAGCAGGCTCGGACAGCCGCACCTCGGTTCGCAGCAGGCGTTCTCGTTCAACGTGGCCTCGCTCAGCGGGGCAGGCGCGGTGACCGTGGAGCGCGGGGGCCGGACCGTGAAGGAGCGCCGCGAGTTCAGCGTCACCGGCGGCATGTGCCCGCGTTGCGAGGGCCGCGGCGGCATCTCCGACATCGACCTCACCGAGCTCTACGACGACTCCAAGTCGCTGTCCGAGGGCGCGTTCACCATCCCCGGCTGGAAGTCGGACAACTTCTGGACGGTCCGCGTCTACGCCGAATCCGGATTCCTGGACCCGCACAAGCCGATCCGCGACTTCACCGCGCGGGAGATGCGCGATTTCCTGCACCGCGAGCCGACGAAGGTGAAGGTGGAGGGCGTCAACCTCACCTACGAGGGACTGCTCCCGAAGATCCGCAAGTCGTTCCTGGCCAAGGACGTCGAGTCGATGCAGCCGCACGTCCGGGCGTTCGTGGAGCGCGCGGTCACGTTCGCGACCTGCCCGGACTGCGACGGCACCCGGCTCACCGCGGCGGCCCGCTCCTCGAAGATCGGCGGGGTGAGCATCGCGGACGCGTGCGCGATGCAGATCAGCGACCTCGCCGGGTGGATCGGCGGCCTGGACGAGCCGTCGGTGGCGCCGCTGCTCACCTCGCTGCGCGGGACGCTGGAGTCGTTCGTGGAGATCGGGCTCGGCTACCTGTCGCTGGACCGGCCCGCGGGCACCCTGTCCGGCGGCGAGGCGCAGCGGGTGAAGATGGTGCGGCACCTCGGTTCCGCGCTGACCGACGTCACCTACGTCTTCGACGAGCCCACCACCGGCCTGCACCCGCACGACGTCCGGCGGATGAACGACCTGCTGCTCCGCCTGCGGGACAAGGGGAACACGGTGCTGGTGGTGGAGCACGAGCCGGAGACGATCGCGATCGCCGACCACGTCGTGGATCTCGGGCCGGGCGCCGGGTCGGACGGCGGCGAGGTGTGCTTCGAAGGTGACGTGGCGGGGTTGCGGGCGGCGGGCACCACCACCGGCAGGCACTTCGACGACCGGGCCGCGCTGAAGACCTCGGTCCGGGAGCCGTCCGGGACGATCGAGGTGCGCGGCGCCCGCGCGCACAACCTGCGGGACGTGGACGTGGACATCCCGCTCGGCGTGCTGGTCGCCGTCACCGGCGTCGCCGGGTCCGGCAAGAGCTCCCTGGTGCACGGTTCGCTGCCGAAGGACGCCGGGGTGGTCTCCGTGGACCAGTCCCCGATCCGCGGTTCGCGGCGCAGCAACCCCGCCACCTACACCGGGCTGCTCGACCCGATCCGCAAGGTCTTCGCGAAGGCCAACGGCGTGAAACCGGCGCTGTTCAGCGCGAACTCCGAGGGCGCCTGCCCCGGCTGCGGCGGCGCCGGGGTGGTCTACACGGACCTGGCGATGATGGCCGGGGTCGCCACCACGTGCGAGGACTGCGAGGGCGAGCGGTTCCAGCCGGCGGTGCTGGAGCACCGGCTCGGCGGCCGGAACATCAGCGAGGTGCTGGCGATGTCGGTGGCGCGAGCGGAGGAGTTCTTCGGCGACGGCGAGGTGAAGACCCCCGCCGCGCACCGGGTGCTGCGCCGGCTCGCGGACGTGGGCCTCGGCTACCTCACCCTCGGCCAGCCGTTGACCACGCTGTCCGGTGGTGAGCGGCAGCGGCTGAAGCTGGCCACCCGCCTGGCGGAGCAGGGCGGCGTCTACGTCCTCGACGAACCGACCGCCGGCCTGCACCTGGCCGACGTGGAGCAGCTGCTCGGGTTGCTGGACCGGCTGGTGGACTCCGGCAAGTCGGTGATCGTCGTCGAGCACCACCAGGCGGTGATGGCGCACGCGGACTGGATCATCGATCTCGGCCCGGGCGCGGGCCACGACGGCGGCCGCGTCGTCTTCGAAGGCGCCCCGGCCGACCTGGTCGCGGCCCGCACCACCCTCACCGCCCAGCACCTCGCGGACTACGTGGGGGCCTGA
- a CDS encoding glucosyl-3-phosphoglycerate synthase, with the protein MHDWFRRRTFQRPEWTVPELAELKGEQRVSLVLPALDEQETVGRVVSTLLPLTGPGRSGEQPLVDELVVVDSGSVDRTVAVAERAGARVLRREDVLPRCAPRPGKGEVLWRSLAATDGDLVVFVDADLTRCEADIVPALLGPLLSSAEPVLVKGFYRRPLETGAVLPAAEVASGGGRVTELLARPLLSALRPELSGVVQPLAGEYAARREFLESVPFAPGYGVEIGLLLDAHSAYGLDGLAQVNLGVRGHLHQDLAALGVMSRQVLDTALRRCGVVGTDVASAPFDQFRFEDGSAVLHRSDVLVEDRPPMRTMAGRCTDPSSVIV; encoded by the coding sequence GTGCACGATTGGTTCCGGCGGCGTACCTTCCAGCGCCCTGAGTGGACGGTTCCGGAACTCGCGGAGTTGAAGGGCGAGCAACGGGTGAGCCTGGTGCTTCCGGCGCTGGACGAGCAGGAGACCGTGGGCCGGGTCGTGTCCACCCTCTTGCCGCTGACGGGGCCGGGACGGTCAGGCGAGCAGCCGCTGGTCGACGAGCTGGTGGTGGTCGACTCGGGCTCCGTGGACCGGACGGTGGCCGTGGCCGAGCGGGCGGGCGCTCGGGTGCTGCGCAGGGAAGACGTGTTGCCGCGGTGCGCACCGCGCCCTGGCAAGGGGGAGGTGCTCTGGCGGTCGCTGGCCGCGACCGACGGAGACCTCGTGGTGTTCGTCGACGCCGACCTCACCCGGTGCGAGGCGGACATCGTGCCCGCTCTGCTCGGCCCGTTGCTGAGTTCGGCGGAACCGGTGCTGGTCAAGGGTTTCTACCGGCGTCCGCTGGAGACCGGCGCGGTGCTGCCCGCCGCCGAGGTGGCCTCCGGTGGTGGCAGGGTCACCGAGCTGCTCGCCCGCCCGCTGCTGTCGGCGCTGCGTCCGGAGTTGAGCGGAGTGGTGCAGCCGCTGGCGGGGGAATACGCGGCGCGCCGAGAATTCCTGGAGTCCGTCCCGTTCGCACCGGGGTACGGGGTGGAGATCGGATTGCTGCTGGACGCGCATTCCGCGTACGGACTCGACGGTCTCGCGCAGGTCAACTTGGGAGTTCGCGGGCACCTGCACCAGGACTTGGCGGCCTTGGGCGTGATGTCGCGCCAGGTCCTCGACACGGCGTTGCGGCGGTGCGGAGTCGTCGGCACCGACGTGGCGTCCGCTCCGTTCGACCAGTTCCGCTTCGAGGACGGCAGCGCGGTGCTCCACCGCTCCGACGTGCTGGTGGAGGACCGCCCGCCGATGCGGACGATGGCCGGGCGCTGCACTGACCCGAGCTCGGTGATTGTCTGA
- a CDS encoding chitinase: MKKLPKLLVAVAAGTMLPLTAVGAAAAAPDAPAVPAAFAAPAAPAEIKTAPYIDVMQESPTLPEVAEATGQKHFTLAFVLGSAAGCTPMWGGEAALDDQRIIGQIDELRAQGGDVIVATGGAMGPYLESVCGTSDELLNAYKSILDTTGSNHLDIDVEATIQHDVVNEALAKLQAERGTQVSYTLRVQSDETGLDPYSVQVLQSAADHGVDVLVNPMAMEFGSQQPWGDAVIAAAEATLGQMKEIWPDVDEAELKAKLGVTPMIGRNFNGNEFTQEHAQQLVDWAGQNQIGLLSFWSTGRDNGGCPGGAVSPTCSSIEQQPYEFTQIFQGFGG, encoded by the coding sequence ATGAAGAAGCTTCCGAAGCTGCTGGTGGCCGTCGCCGCCGGAACCATGCTCCCGCTGACCGCGGTCGGCGCCGCGGCCGCCGCGCCGGACGCGCCCGCAGTGCCCGCCGCCTTCGCCGCGCCCGCCGCGCCCGCCGAGATCAAGACCGCGCCCTACATCGACGTGATGCAGGAATCGCCGACGCTGCCCGAGGTCGCCGAGGCCACCGGGCAGAAGCACTTCACGCTGGCCTTCGTGCTCGGCAGCGCCGCTGGCTGCACCCCGATGTGGGGCGGTGAAGCGGCGCTGGACGACCAGCGGATCATCGGCCAGATCGACGAGCTGCGCGCCCAGGGCGGGGACGTCATCGTCGCCACCGGCGGTGCGATGGGCCCGTACTTGGAGAGCGTCTGCGGCACCTCCGACGAGCTGCTGAACGCCTACAAGTCCATTCTGGACACCACCGGCTCGAACCACCTGGACATCGACGTCGAAGCCACCATCCAGCACGACGTGGTGAACGAGGCGCTGGCGAAGCTGCAGGCCGAGCGCGGCACCCAGGTCAGCTACACCCTGCGGGTGCAGAGCGACGAGACCGGCCTCGACCCGTACTCGGTGCAGGTGCTGCAGAGCGCCGCCGACCACGGCGTCGACGTGCTGGTGAACCCGATGGCGATGGAGTTCGGTTCGCAGCAGCCGTGGGGTGACGCCGTCATCGCCGCGGCCGAGGCGACCCTGGGCCAGATGAAGGAGATCTGGCCGGACGTCGACGAGGCCGAGCTGAAGGCCAAGCTGGGCGTCACGCCGATGATCGGCCGCAACTTCAACGGCAACGAGTTCACCCAGGAGCACGCGCAGCAGCTGGTGGACTGGGCCGGGCAGAACCAGATCGGCCTGCTGTCGTTCTGGTCCACCGGCCGGGACAACGGTGGTTGCCCGGGCGGCGCGGTGTCGCCGACGTGCAGCAGCATCGAGCAGCAGCCCTACGAGTTCACCCAGATCTTCCAGGGCTTCGGTGGGTGA
- a CDS encoding chitinase produces the protein MTTRTIRMAALAAGLLVLPFTGAAVAATHAPAPAAAGDLRAAPYYMPLDNDPQDIAEAIESSGQRDYIFAFVLAPDEGSCTPTWDGKADQEVATDTAVQAKADAVRAAGGDLSVSFGGYNGIELGAACADSAALADAYQQVIDKYELTHIDLDVEGDDLGDVAGETKRFEAIKTLKERNPELHVTLTLPMTTVGLNEAGKAEIQRAKDIGAEIDLFKIMDFDYGGPGDDMANSAISVAEAFHGQLRELHPEYDDAAAYARTGVILMNGHTDQPSELFTPDTFRALLDYANEHQIGRFSYWALNRDRVCTEEGGWADGKCSSIEQAPYEFTKILAEYQ, from the coding sequence TTGACGACCAGAACGATCCGCATGGCGGCGCTCGCGGCAGGGCTGCTGGTGCTGCCGTTCACCGGCGCCGCGGTCGCGGCCACCCACGCACCCGCCCCGGCGGCCGCGGGCGACCTGCGCGCCGCGCCCTACTACATGCCGCTGGACAACGATCCGCAGGACATCGCCGAGGCGATCGAATCCAGCGGCCAGCGCGACTACATCTTCGCGTTCGTGCTCGCCCCCGACGAAGGGAGCTGCACTCCCACCTGGGACGGCAAGGCCGACCAGGAGGTCGCCACCGACACCGCGGTCCAGGCGAAGGCCGACGCGGTGCGCGCGGCGGGCGGTGACCTGTCGGTGTCCTTCGGCGGTTACAACGGCATCGAGCTCGGTGCCGCCTGCGCCGACTCGGCCGCGCTCGCCGACGCCTACCAGCAGGTGATCGACAAGTACGAGCTCACCCACATCGACCTCGACGTCGAAGGCGACGACCTCGGCGACGTCGCGGGCGAGACCAAGCGCTTCGAAGCGATCAAGACGCTGAAGGAGCGCAACCCCGAGCTGCACGTGACCCTCACCCTGCCGATGACCACGGTCGGCCTCAACGAGGCGGGCAAGGCGGAGATCCAGCGCGCCAAGGACATCGGCGCCGAGATCGACCTGTTCAAGATCATGGACTTCGACTACGGCGGCCCCGGCGACGACATGGCGAACAGCGCGATCTCCGTCGCCGAGGCGTTCCACGGGCAGCTGCGCGAACTGCACCCCGAGTACGACGACGCGGCCGCCTACGCGCGCACCGGCGTCATCCTGATGAACGGCCACACCGACCAGCCGAGCGAGCTGTTCACCCCCGACACCTTCCGCGCGCTGCTCGACTACGCGAACGAGCACCAGATCGGCCGCTTCTCGTACTGGGCGCTGAACCGGGACCGCGTGTGCACCGAAGAAGGCGGCTGGGCCGACGGGAAGTGCAGCAGCATCGAGCAGGCGCCGTACGAGTTCACCAAGATCCTCGCCGAATACCAGTGA